From Sceloporus undulatus isolate JIND9_A2432 ecotype Alabama chromosome 6, SceUnd_v1.1, whole genome shotgun sequence, one genomic window encodes:
- the DUOXA2 gene encoding dual oxidase maturation factor 2: MTLFDGVYPFYPQPRKPFVFDINTIIVIVVFLVIAFSFLLILPGIRGRARLYWLFRVIISLFIGGVIVAVHFTSDWERGKVKANTTYKSFSPALVDVDIGLHIGLKGVNITLVGNPVDQLNETINYNEYFPWWFGANYDYEYNEGLHRGLPNPILYVAEKFSGNSPCGLHNLYRIAGHYASATLWVAFCAWLVSNMLFSMPVPVYGGYMILVTGAFLIFALLSFSTVRNSPTCIIQFGHASLQAAYGASFWLTLVTGLLCFLIGAVVIAMNYACPNLLKAFFDLDDDEEEDKAVLGEVFVNPHFPQLQNISSQPNFRLTVKNS; the protein is encoded by the exons ATGACACTCTTCGATGGAGTCTACCCCTTCTACCCGCAGCCAAGGAAGCCCTTCGTGTTTGACATCAACACCATCATTGTCATTGTGGTCTTCCTGGTGATTGCCTTCAGCTTCCTACTCATTTTGCCTGGCATTCGTGGCAGAGCG AGGCTCTACTGGCTTTTCCGGGTCATCATTAGCCTTTTTATTGGAGGAGTGATTGTTG CTGTTCACTTCACCTCTGACTGGGAGAGGGGCAAGGTGAAGGCCAACACTACCTACAAGTCCTTCAGTCCTGCCCTGGTGGATGTAGATATTGGGCTCCACATTGGCTTGAAGGGAGTCAACATCACACTGGTTG GAAACCCTGTGGATCAACTCAACGAAACCATCAACTACAACGAGTATTTCCCCTGGTGGTTTGGGGCCAACTATGACTACGAATACAATGAGGGCTTGCATCGGGGCTTGCCGAATCCTATCCTCTATGTGGCAGAGAAGTTCAGTGGAAACAGCCCCTGTGGCTTGCATAATCTCTACAGGATTGCTGGGCATTATGCATCTGCTACTTTATG GGTTGCATTCTGTGCTTGGCTCGTCTCCAACATGCTTTTCTCAATGCCGGTTCCAGTGTATGGTGGCTACATGATCCTCGTCACAGGGGCCTTTCTGATCTTTGCACTGCTCTCCTTCTCCACAGTGAGGAACTCTCCAACATGCATCATCCAATTTGGCCATGCTTCTCTGCAGGCTGCCTACGGAGCATCTTTCTGGCTAACGCTTGTCACAG GGCTGCTCTGTTTCCTGATCGGAGCAGTGGTGATCGCAATGAACTATGCCTGCCCGAACCTCCTGAAAGCTTTCTTTGAcctggatgatgatgaggaagaagacaaagcTGTGCTAGGAGAGGTCTTCGTCAATCCTCACTTCCCTCAACTTCAGAACATCTCTTCACAGCCCAATTTTAGACTGACTGTCAAGAACAGTTAG